A window of Amblyraja radiata isolate CabotCenter1 chromosome 25, sAmbRad1.1.pri, whole genome shotgun sequence contains these coding sequences:
- the mif gene encoding macrophage migration inhibitory factor produces the protein MPTFVLNTNLSRSNIPDVLGEQLTSLLSKELGKPQEYIAVHIVPDQIMHFGGSTEPCALATLSSIGKIGAKQNKQYTPLLFDLVNKHLHISPKRMYIVFQNLDACDVGWNKTTFA, from the exons ATGCCGACTTTTGTCCTCAACACGAATCTGAGTCGCTCCAACATCCCGGACGTGCTGGGAGAGCAGCTCACCAGTCTACTGTCCAAAGAGCTGGGCAAACCGCAAGAG TACATAGCAGTGCACATTGTGCCCGACCAGATAATGCACTTTGGCGGATCCACGGAGCCCTGCGCTCTTGCCACTCTCTCCAGCATTGGCAAAATTGGTGCCAAGCAGAACAAACAATACACGCCCCTGCTGTTCGACCTGGTGAACAAACACCTGCACATTTCTCCCAAAAG GATGTACATCGTCTTCCAAAACCTCGATGCTTGTGATGTTGGTTGGAATAAAACCACCTTTGCCTAG
- the slc2a11 gene encoding solute carrier family 2, facilitated glucose transporter member 11: MNAGGMIGKVADVTKVKDIVDSEGNSLRLQLPVKAEGITASSLGASTKATMLKKLSSLSSILFTLQLQGRMLLALILVTGIGGGFQYGFNMSSINAPSAFIKEFIAETWFQRFDKSVDGTTVKLLWYVIVSIYPIGGLLGALNAGHLSVKYGRKNALLFNNIVAITAAIIMMFSKRVQSFEMILVGRLLYGINAGIGLNVHSMYLGESAPKELRGLVSLTRAMFVAFGKFFGQVIGLREILGTETAWPLLLAFSGIPALIQLILLPWFPESPRYLLIDKGNKDLCMDALRRLWGQGDFCEEVQDMEAEQAATKGERLKTARELFQDRSVRWQLITNIMLTVAMQLCGINAIYFYSSEVFQEAGIPEWTIPYVVVGAGATLLLTSVISGLFIERDGRKALLWKGYGLMTLWAALLCVTLPLQHQFTWMPYCSIFLIFAYIFSYGIGPAGVTAIIPFEIFTQPYRPVAFMINGSFQWLGLVVMGMSFPFIVEGLGPFCFLIFLGDCLIIAVFVFIILPETKGKTVLQITEEFRKINRKRMGGSSVAIRRRVSQIVPEVFVIATKL; encoded by the exons AGCTCTCTCTCATCCATTCTGTTCACACTGCAGCTTCAGGGACGAATGCTTCTCGCACTGATCCTGGTGACCGGCATTGGGGGTGGCTTCCAATATGGATTCAACATGTCGTCTATCAATGCGCCTTCAGCG TTCATTAAGGAATTCATCGCTGAGACGTGGTTCCAACGCTTTGACAAATCTGTGGACGGAACCACAGTGAAACTGCTCTGGTATGTAATCGTCTCAATTTATCCAATCGGAGGACTGCTTGGAGCCTTAAACGCCGGCCATCTCTCTGTCAAGTATGGGAG GAAGAACGCTTTGCTCTTCAACAACATTGTGGCCATCACAGCTGCAATTATCATGATGTTCAGCAAGAGGGTGCAGTCGTTTGAAATGATTCTGGTGGGGCGGCTCCTGTACGGGATCAATGCAG GCATTGGTCTCAACGTCCACAGTATGTACCTCGGGGAAAGTGCGCCGAAGGAGCTGCGAGGCCTCGTGTCCCTGACCCGAGCAATGTTCGTCGCTTTCGGTAAATTCTTTGGACAAGTGATTGGACTCAG GGAGATTTTGGGCACAGAGACAGCTTGGCCATTGTTGTTGGCCTTCAGCGGAATCCCTGCTCTCATCcagctcatcctcctgccctggtTCCCAGAGAGCCCCCGGTACTTGCTGATCGACAAGGGGAATAAAGACTTGTGTATGGACG CGCTCAGAAGACTATGGGGTCAGGGAGATTTCTGTGAGGAGGTTCAGGACATGGAGGCGGAACAAGCTGCTACAAAAGGCGAGCGACTGAAGACCGCCCGGGAGCTGTTCCAGGATCGCTCGGTGCGGTGGCAACTCATCACCAACATTATGCTGACTGTTGCAATGCAGCTGTGTGGCATCAATGCG ATCTATTTCTATTCCTCTGAGGTGTTCCAGGAAGCCGGAATTCCTGAATGGACAATACCATacgtggtggtgggggcaggtgcCACATTACTGCTCACATCAGTGATCAGT GGACTGTTCATTGAGCGAGATGGGCGAAAGGCCTTGTTGTGGAAAGGATATGGCCTAATGACTCTCTGGGCAGCCTTGCTGTGCGTCACTCTGCCCCTGCAG CATCAGTTCACCTGGATGCCGTACTGCAGCATATTCCTCATCTTTGCCTATATTTTCAGTTATGGCATTGGCCCTG CGGGTGTGACAGCAATCATTCCCTTCGAAATCTTTACTCAGCCGTACCGGCCAGTGGCCTTCATGATCAATGGCTCTTTCCAGTGGCTGGGCCTCGTCGTCATGGGAATGAGCTTCCCATTTATTGTG GAGGGATTGGGCCCGTTCTGCTTCCTGATATTCCTGGGTGACTGTTTGATCATTGCCGTGTTTGTCTTCATTATTTTGCCGGAAACTAAAGGGAAAACCGTTCTGCAAATCACGGAAGAATTTCGGAAAATAAACCGGAAGAGGATGGGAGGTAGCTCGGTAGCAATTCGCAGGAGGGTCTCGCAGATCGTTCCAGAGGTCTTTGTTATTGCTACCAAATTGTAA